The following coding sequences lie in one Peribacillus frigoritolerans genomic window:
- the murA gene encoding UDP-N-acetylglucosamine 1-carboxyvinyltransferase, with protein sequence MEKIIVRGGKRLSGTVKVEGAKNAVLPVIAATLLASDGKSIIKDVPTLSDVYTINEVLRNLNADVAFHDNQVTVDASRELLEEAPFEYVRKMRASVLVMGSLLARNGRARVALPGGCAIGSRPIDQHLKGFEAMGAKVKVGNGFIDAEVEGRLKGARVYLDFPSVGATENIMMAATLAEGITILENVAKEPEIVDLSNLLNKMGAKVRGAGTGTMRIEGVDKLYGTEHTIIPDRIEAGTFMTAAALTGGNVLVQGAVPEHLTSLIAKMEEMGVEILEEEDGLRVIGPKTLKAIDIKTMPHPGFPTDMQSQMMALLLRAEGTSMITETVFENRFMHVEEFRRMNANIKIEGRSVIVNGPTNIQGAEVAATDLRAAAALILTGLVADGITRVTELKHLDRGYVNFHGKLASLGADVERINEDVPAETKKIADLNA encoded by the coding sequence TTGGAAAAAATCATCGTCCGCGGCGGAAAAAGGCTTAGCGGGACAGTTAAAGTAGAAGGTGCTAAAAACGCCGTTTTGCCAGTTATCGCTGCAACATTATTAGCAAGTGATGGGAAAAGTATCATTAAAGATGTTCCTACGCTCTCCGATGTATATACAATCAATGAAGTATTGCGCAACTTAAATGCAGATGTTGCCTTTCATGACAATCAAGTAACTGTAGATGCATCAAGAGAGTTATTAGAAGAAGCACCATTTGAATATGTACGTAAAATGAGAGCTTCCGTTTTAGTGATGGGCTCATTACTAGCAAGGAATGGCCGGGCCCGCGTTGCTCTTCCTGGTGGCTGTGCCATCGGATCACGTCCTATCGACCAGCATTTAAAGGGCTTTGAAGCGATGGGAGCAAAAGTGAAGGTCGGCAATGGTTTCATTGATGCCGAGGTTGAAGGCAGACTTAAGGGTGCAAGAGTGTATCTTGACTTCCCGAGTGTGGGTGCCACTGAAAACATCATGATGGCAGCAACACTTGCTGAAGGTATAACTATTCTTGAAAATGTGGCCAAAGAGCCTGAAATTGTAGATCTTTCGAATCTCCTTAATAAAATGGGTGCTAAAGTCAGAGGTGCCGGTACTGGTACTATGAGAATCGAAGGTGTCGATAAATTATATGGCACTGAACATACGATTATACCTGACCGTATCGAAGCTGGTACATTCATGACTGCGGCCGCTCTTACTGGCGGCAATGTTCTTGTTCAAGGAGCTGTACCTGAACACCTTACTTCCCTTATTGCCAAAATGGAGGAAATGGGCGTTGAAATTCTTGAAGAAGAAGATGGATTACGCGTTATCGGTCCAAAAACCTTGAAGGCCATTGATATCAAAACAATGCCGCATCCTGGTTTCCCGACTGATATGCAATCGCAAATGATGGCATTATTACTGCGTGCTGAAGGAACAAGTATGATTACGGAGACCGTTTTCGAAAACCGTTTCATGCATGTTGAAGAATTCCGTCGCATGAATGCCAATATTAAAATAGAAGGCCGTTCCGTTATCGTCAATGGTCCAACTAACATTCAAGGTGCTGAAGTAGCTGCAACAGATTTACGTGCCGCGGCAGCGCTCATCCTGACTGGATTGGTTGCAGATGGCATTACACGTGTTACAGAATTGAAGCATCTTGACAGAGGATACGTGAATTTCCATGGTAAATTGGCATCTCTAGGTGCTGATGTGGAACGTATTAACGAAGATGTGCCTGCTGAAACAAAAAAAATCGCAGATTTAAACGCATAA